Genomic segment of Corynebacterium urealyticum DSM 7109:
CGCATTGCCCCAGGTGCACATGTCCTCCCCACCCTCGGCGTCGATGCGGTGCAGGTGCAGGCGCACCTGACCGCGGGGTTGGCTACCGGTAAAGGGCTCGATGGCCAGGGTACCGATCAGTCCCAGGTGGATATGGATGATGTGGTCGGCCCGCCGGTGCGGGTTGCGGGGATTGCCGAAGCTTAAGAACAGGTGCTTGCCCCAGGCCTCTGCCCGGTCCAGCATATCGCCGGTCAGGGCGCCGGCCTCCTCGGCGAAGCGACCCTGCGGGCTACTCACGCGCAGGGCGTGACCGGCGAACAGCTGGTTGAGCTGGGCCGCCAGCCGATGAATCACGTGTCCTTCGGGCATCGGTTTCTCGCCTGCGGCTTAGGCCTGCCCCTCGCCCGGGACGGTGATCTTGCCCTCGACGGCGGCCAGGGCGATGTCCTTACGGAAGTGCCCGCCCGGCAGGTCGATGGTGGCCAGGGTGGCGTAGGCCTTCTCGCGGGCCTCCTCGAGGGTCGCGCCCTCGCCCACCACGTTGAGCACGCGGCCGCCAGCAGCGACGAGCGCGCCATCCTTCTCTGCCACACCAGCAGCGCGGACACCGCGATCCTCGCTACCAGCCTCAGCGCCCGTGATGACCCCACCCTTTTTTGCGGACTCCGGGTAGCCCTCCGCCGCGAGCACGACGGTCAGCGCGTAGCCGTCCTTCCACTGAAGCGGCGGCAGCTCCGCGAGCGTGCCATTGGCGACGGCGTTCAGCACGCCCGCCAGCGGGGTGTCGAGCAGCTGCAGCACCGGCTGGGTCTCCGGATCACCGAAACGGCAGTTGAATTCGATAACCTCCGGGCCATTGGAGGTCCAGGCCAGACCCGCGTAGAGCAGGCCGGAGTACGGCACCCCATCCTCGGCCATCTGCTTGGCGACGGGGATGCAGACCTCGTCGACGATGCGCTGCACGCCGTCTTCCGGCAGCCACGGCAGCGGCGTGTAGGCACCCATGCCGCCGGTGTTCGGGCCGGTATCGCCCTCACCGACGCGCTTGAAGTCCTGCGCCGGGATCAACGGGACGACCGTCTCGCCGTCCACCAGGCAGAACAGGGAGACCTCCGGGCCATCCAGGAAGCTTTCCAGCAGCACCGGGTTGCCAGCGGCGTGGACGTCGTCGATGTGGGCGCGCGCGACAGCACGGTCGTCGGTGACGACGACTCCCTTACCGGCGGCCAGGCCGTCGTCCTTCACGACGAAGCGAGGACCGAAACGGTCCAGGGTGGCCTCGATCTCAGCATCCCACGTACCCGGCTGCAGGGACTCCGCCGAAGCGGTGCGGACCCCGGCGCGCGCCATGACGTCCTTCGCGAAAGCCTTGGACCCCTCGATCTGGGCCGCAGCCTTGGACGGGCCGAAGACCGCGAAGCCTGCCTCCCGCAGCTCGTCACCCACGCCCGCGACCAGCGGGATCTCCGGGCCGATCACGACTAGATCCACCCCGAGCTCCTGGGCCAGACCCACCGGATTCGAGTCATCCGGGTGGAGCGTGGCGATGGCCTTCATCCCCGGATTGCCGGGGCTGACGTGGACCTCAGAGACGGACTCATCGCGGGACAAGGAATAAGCCAATGCGTGCTCGCGGGCACCGCTGCCAAGTACAAGAATGCGCATAGTGCCCAGTCTAGCGAGCCCGCCGGACGGCCTCACGCGACGCTGCCCCAAAGCCCTGTTCGACGATGGTTTCGCGGGTACGATCGCAAGGTATGGCTACCGTTTTCACGAAAATCATCAACGGCGAACTTCCAGGTCGCTTCGTTTACCGCGACGCCGAGGTCGCCGCATTCCTCACCATCGAGCCGGTCGCTTATGGCCACGTGCTGGTCGTCCCGGTCCAGGAGATTGACCGCTGGACCGATATGCCGGCCGAGCTATGGGGCAAGCTCAACGAAGTCGCCCAGGTGATCGGCAAGGCTATTTGCGAGGCATTCGACGCCCCGCGGTGCGGCTACATGATCGCCGGTTTCGAGGTGCCGCACACCCACATCCACCTGTTCCCGGCCTCCGACATGTCCGGCTACAGCCTGCAGAACATCATCCCGATGGATCAGACGGACCCGGCGAAGATGGACGATGCGGCGGCGAAGATCCGCGCGGGGCTGCGCAGCCAGGGTGTTGCTGGCGTGCCGGAGGACGAGGCCTAAAACGCCAGGGTTCTACAACGACATGTCCCCGTCCACGCCCCGTTTTCCCCACCGAAGCCCCATCCTGCACTCCGGGCTAGGCCAGGAGGCCGCGCCGCGGCGCTCGCTGCTGGCCCACATCCCGGACCTCGGCCAGTGGGAGGAGTCCCCCACCCACCGGGTACTGCCCTCCGAGCCCCGACCCATCGTGGTGGTGCACGGCACCGTGGGCGGTCGCGGGAACTTCGCGCGCATGGTTCCCTACCTGCGCAGCACCTTTGACGGCAGAGACCGGCGGGTATTTTCCGTCCGCTATGGGGACAATGGCACCACGCCGCTGGCACAGTCCATCGCCCAAGCACGCTCGCAGATCGCGGCACTCCAGGAGGCCACTGGAGCGGAGTCCTTCGACCTGGTTGCGCACTCCCAGGGCGGACTGATCTCCCTGGCCGTGGCGAGCCGCCCCGGCGGGGAGGTCGTCAACCACATCGTGGGGCTGGGCGCGGACTTCCGTGGCGTGCATATGCCGTGGTCCGGGACCGCACGGGAGACCCTGGTCAACCGGGTGATCAGCGCCGTCATGGCGCCTGCCTTCGCGGAACAGGTCGTGGGTTCTCCCGCACTGGCCGACGCGCTGGCGCCGGCCGGGGAGTGCACCGTCCCGATCACACAGATCGCCTCCGATTACGACCGCATGGTCCCCCTCAACGCGGCCTTCGCCCTGGCCGAGGCCGAACCGACCGGGGGTATCCCCCAGCACCCAGGCCCATTGCGGCTGGTGCGGGTGCAAGACTTCTACCCACAACTGCAGGTGGCGCACAATATGCTGCCCCGCAACCCCAAGGTCAGCCTTCTGGTGAAATTTGCTCTCGAGAATCCTCCGGCGCCACGGGCAGCTGCACCCTGAAGGTCGTGCCCTCCCCCACCGTGGAGTCCACGGTGATCGCCCCGCCGTGTGCCTTGACCAGAGACTGCACGATGGACAGCCCCAGCCCGGAGCCTCCCGAGGCGCGGGAGCGCGAGCCATCCGGGCGGTAGAAACGCTCGAAGAGATGTGGCAGGGCGTCGGCAGGGATACCCTCGCCGTCGTCCTGAACATCGATGGTGACCAGCTCTGGGCTCGTCTTGAGCAGGCTGATCTTCACGTTGGCGTCCTCACCCGCGTGCTTCAGCGCGTTCGTGAGGAGGTTGCTGATCACCTGATGCAGGCGGTTGGCGTCCCCCATCACGACCGGAATGGATCCGTAGTGATTCTCGACGCCGATGTTGCGCCCCGGGAAGCTCGCCCGGGCCCCGTCAGCGGCGCGCAGCGTCAGCTCCAGCACATCCACCCGCTGGTTCTGCAGCGGCCGCCCCTCGTCCATTCGAACCAGTGCCAGCAGGTCCTCCACCAACAGTCCCATCCGCTCGGCCTCATCGGAGATACGGCCGATGACCATGTCCGCATCGTCGGTGGCCCCGGAGCGGTAGAGCTCCGCGTAGCCCCGCACGGAGGTCAGCGGGGTGCGCAGCTCATGGGAAGCGTCTCCAATGAAGCGGCGCATCGTGGCCTCGGATTTGCGAGCCTGGCGCTCGGAGGCACCCACCGCGAGGAACGCGCCCTGAATCTGCGCGAGCATCCGGTTGAAGGCCTGTGCCAGACGACCGACCTCAGTGTCCGGCTCCCAGTTGGGGACGCGCTGGTCGAGGTGCCCCTGGGAAATCAGGGAGGCGGTCTCCTCCACCTGGTTCAGCGGACGGAGGGCGCGGCGCACCAGGTACTGGGAAACGATCATGATGGAGGCCACCACCAGGAAGCCGATGATGATCTGCCGGTACACCAGCCTGCGGATGGTGTGCTCCTCCCCCTCCAGCGGCAAGGCGACGATGGTGACGGTGCCGTCCTGGTTCTCGACGGAGGCCGCACGCCACGGGGCGTGGGAAGCGCTCCCCGCGCGGGCTGGTACCGTCACGGGTTCCCTGGGTTGTTCCAATCCCCGCAGTTCCGGGGCGGAGTCGAAGACAGAGTTCAGTGGCTCGATAGAGATCTCGCCGTCCACCACGCGGACGAAGAAGTCCGTTGGCGGCCGGTTGGGCTGCGGGGTGCTGCTGCCGGGCCGGTCTTGGTAGGAACGTTCATCGTCGGTGGTCCGGTAGGCCCAACCGTTGATCGCGCTGTTCAGCTGGTCATCCACGCGCGAGACCATGAAATGCTGCAACGTGGAAGTCGTCACCGCACCGGAAAAAGACAGACCGAGTGCGGCGAGGAACGTCATCACGACGACGAGGCTGACACGCAGCGGGAAGTTCGACAGGAAGCGCCCGGGGCGCTGGAATTCACCGCGTTCCTCGCCCATCTGCGAGGTGGAAGTGTCGGACGCGTTCGCGCCGGGAGAACCAGCGGCGTTCGCTGTCCCGGAGCCGGGCCCGTCCGATTTCTCTGGGAAGAAAGCCATCGACCAGGGGACCTAGGAGCGTGGCTTACGCAGCACGTAACCCACGCCGCGGACGGTGTGGATCAAGCGGGGCTCCTTCGTGTCGATCTTCCGGCGCAGGTAGGAGACGTAGGACTCGACGACGTTGCCATCCCCGCCAAAGTCGTAATTCCACACGTGGTCGAGGATCTTGGACTTGGAAAGCACGACCTCTGCGTTGACCATCAGGTAGCGCAGCAGCTGGAACTCCGTCGGGGACAGGTCCACGACCTCCCCGGCCTTGGTGACCTCGTGCATGTCGTCGTCCAAGGTGATGTCCTCGTAGGTGATGAGGCTGGATTCCTCGGAGTCATCCTTGGCCACGCGGCGCAGGATCACACGCAGTCGGGTGATGACCTCTTCCAGGGAGAAGGGCTTGGTGACGTAATCGTCCGCGCCGATGGTCAGCCCGTGGATGCGGTCCTCCACACCGTCCTTCGCGGTGAGGAACAGGGCCGGGGCGTCGTGGCCGGCTTCGCGGAGCTTGTTGAGCAAAGTGAAGCCGTCCATGCCCGGCATCATGACGTCCAGGATGAAGGCGTCGGGGCGGTAGGTTTCCGCGATCTCCAGCGCGGTCTGCCCGTTGTCGGCAGTCTCCACGTCGAAGCCCTGGAACTTCAGGCTGACCTTGATCAGGTCGGAGATGTTGTCCTCATCGTCGACGACGAGGACCTTAACGGGCTGCGTGTTTGGGGTAGTCATGGCTCTATTTTCACCGATCTGCTTCCACCGAGACTGGGAGCTTGCTGAATGCTTGCTGTACATATTTTA
This window contains:
- a CDS encoding HIT family protein translates to MATVFTKIINGELPGRFVYRDAEVAAFLTIEPVAYGHVLVVPVQEIDRWTDMPAELWGKLNEVAQVIGKAICEAFDAPRCGYMIAGFEVPHTHIHLFPASDMSGYSLQNIIPMDQTDPAKMDDAAAKIRAGLRSQGVAGVPEDEA
- the purD gene encoding phosphoribosylamine--glycine ligase, coding for MRILVLGSGAREHALAYSLSRDESVSEVHVSPGNPGMKAIATLHPDDSNPVGLAQELGVDLVVIGPEIPLVAGVGDELREAGFAVFGPSKAAAQIEGSKAFAKDVMARAGVRTASAESLQPGTWDAEIEATLDRFGPRFVVKDDGLAAGKGVVVTDDRAVARAHIDDVHAAGNPVLLESFLDGPEVSLFCLVDGETVVPLIPAQDFKRVGEGDTGPNTGGMGAYTPLPWLPEDGVQRIVDEVCIPVAKQMAEDGVPYSGLLYAGLAWTSNGPEVIEFNCRFGDPETQPVLQLLDTPLAGVLNAVANGTLAELPPLQWKDGYALTVVLAAEGYPESAKKGGVITGAEAGSEDRGVRAAGVAEKDGALVAAGGRVLNVVGEGATLEEAREKAYATLATIDLPGGHFRKDIALAAVEGKITVPGEGQA
- a CDS encoding sensor histidine kinase, with product MAFFPEKSDGPGSGTANAAGSPGANASDTSTSQMGEERGEFQRPGRFLSNFPLRVSLVVVMTFLAALGLSFSGAVTTSTLQHFMVSRVDDQLNSAINGWAYRTTDDERSYQDRPGSSTPQPNRPPTDFFVRVVDGEISIEPLNSVFDSAPELRGLEQPREPVTVPARAGSASHAPWRAASVENQDGTVTIVALPLEGEEHTIRRLVYRQIIIGFLVVASIMIVSQYLVRRALRPLNQVEETASLISQGHLDQRVPNWEPDTEVGRLAQAFNRMLAQIQGAFLAVGASERQARKSEATMRRFIGDASHELRTPLTSVRGYAELYRSGATDDADMVIGRISDEAERMGLLVEDLLALVRMDEGRPLQNQRVDVLELTLRAADGARASFPGRNIGVENHYGSIPVVMGDANRLHQVISNLLTNALKHAGEDANVKISLLKTSPELVTIDVQDDGEGIPADALPHLFERFYRPDGSRSRASGGSGLGLSIVQSLVKAHGGAITVDSTVGEGTTFRVQLPVAPEDSREQISPEG
- a CDS encoding esterase/lipase family protein; the encoded protein is MSPSTPRFPHRSPILHSGLGQEAAPRRSLLAHIPDLGQWEESPTHRVLPSEPRPIVVVHGTVGGRGNFARMVPYLRSTFDGRDRRVFSVRYGDNGTTPLAQSIAQARSQIAALQEATGAESFDLVAHSQGGLISLAVASRPGGEVVNHIVGLGADFRGVHMPWSGTARETLVNRVISAVMAPAFAEQVVGSPALADALAPAGECTVPITQIASDYDRMVPLNAAFALAEAEPTGGIPQHPGPLRLVRVQDFYPQLQVAHNMLPRNPKVSLLVKFALENPPAPRAAAP
- a CDS encoding response regulator transcription factor, with amino-acid sequence MTTPNTQPVKVLVVDDEDNISDLIKVSLKFQGFDVETADNGQTALEIAETYRPDAFILDVMMPGMDGFTLLNKLREAGHDAPALFLTAKDGVEDRIHGLTIGADDYVTKPFSLEEVITRLRVILRRVAKDDSEESSLITYEDITLDDDMHEVTKAGEVVDLSPTEFQLLRYLMVNAEVVLSKSKILDHVWNYDFGGDGNVVESYVSYLRRKIDTKEPRLIHTVRGVGYVLRKPRS